In Deltaproteobacteria bacterium, the following are encoded in one genomic region:
- the acpS gene encoding holo-ACP synthase, whose product MIGSIGIDLVEIERIKRIISKWNGRFLRRIFTESEIAYCESNREPSRHYAARFAAKEALFKSLGAGIGGEMRFTDVEVRNEGTGRPELELHGTVRDRMKAAGFTAVHVSLSHTDMNAVAVVALEKNPAS is encoded by the coding sequence ATGATAGGGTCCATCGGTATCGATCTTGTCGAGATAGAGCGCATCAAGAGGATCATCAGTAAATGGAACGGAAGATTTCTGAGACGGATCTTTACCGAAAGCGAGATCGCTTACTGTGAGAGCAACAGGGAGCCGTCACGTCATTATGCGGCGCGGTTCGCGGCCAAGGAGGCCCTGTTCAAGTCTCTCGGGGCAGGGATCGGCGGAGAAATGCGATTCACCGACGTCGAGGTCCGCAATGAAGGAACCGGCAGGCCGGAGCTCGAACTGCACGGAACGGTCCGGGATAGAATGAAAGCGGCGGGGTTCACGGCCGTTCACGTGAGCCTTTCGCATACTGACATGAATGCCGTGGCCGTGGTTGCCCTTGAA